One region of Bacterioplanoides sp. SCSIO 12839 genomic DNA includes:
- the dnaA gene encoding chromosomal replication initiator protein DnaA, with the protein MTGLWQDCLGQLQHELPAQQYNTWIRPLVASTDDNGQLSLSAPNRFVKDWVKDKYLQRIQEILSELNGGRITHAEVVVGEARPVFQRPAVQSTRPTAPPPPPPPRPKPAPAPVAAKEEFAFAQPTNNTGFEATDYSQVAQTPSMADNAPQQGDLLAADNSGFNEPPAVVSQAPTFAPFNSGNPSPAPRQPVKPKREVQVEGGLQHQSFLNTNFTFQSFVEGKSNQLAHAAARQVAENAGGSYNPLFIYGGVGLGKTHLMHAVGNYLQSKDPNAKVLYVHSERFVQDMVKALQLNAINEFKRFYRGLDALLIDDIQFFAGKERSQEEFFHTFNALLEGGQQMILTCDRYPKEINGLEERLKSRFGWGLTVAVEPPELETRVAILMKKAEQSNVHLPDDAAFFIAQKIRSNVRELEGALKRVIANSHFTGSDITLPFIKESLKDLLALQDKQVSIDNIQRIVAEYYKLKLSDLLSKRRTRSIARPRQVAMALSKELTNHSLPEIGAAFGGRDHTTVLHACRKIKELQETTADVREDYKNLLRSLTT; encoded by the coding sequence GTGACAGGTTTATGGCAAGACTGCCTGGGTCAGTTACAACATGAACTGCCTGCTCAGCAATACAACACGTGGATACGCCCTTTGGTGGCCAGTACTGATGATAATGGTCAGTTAAGCCTCAGTGCGCCGAACCGCTTTGTAAAAGACTGGGTTAAAGACAAATACCTGCAGCGCATCCAGGAAATCCTGTCTGAATTAAACGGCGGACGTATTACTCATGCTGAAGTGGTTGTCGGCGAAGCTCGTCCGGTTTTTCAACGTCCTGCAGTGCAGTCCACTCGTCCGACGGCTCCGCCACCGCCACCGCCACCGCGACCAAAGCCAGCACCCGCTCCTGTTGCTGCTAAAGAAGAGTTTGCGTTTGCTCAGCCAACCAATAACACCGGTTTTGAAGCAACCGATTATTCTCAGGTGGCTCAAACACCTTCAATGGCGGATAACGCGCCGCAGCAGGGCGATTTATTAGCTGCGGATAACAGTGGCTTTAATGAACCGCCAGCAGTTGTGAGTCAGGCTCCTACTTTTGCCCCTTTTAATAGTGGCAATCCGTCACCTGCGCCCCGTCAGCCAGTAAAACCCAAACGTGAAGTGCAGGTAGAAGGGGGCTTACAGCATCAGAGCTTCCTGAATACCAATTTTACCTTCCAGAGTTTTGTTGAAGGTAAATCGAACCAGCTGGCTCATGCCGCTGCGCGCCAGGTGGCCGAAAACGCCGGTGGCTCGTACAACCCACTGTTTATATACGGTGGTGTGGGTTTAGGTAAAACTCACTTAATGCACGCAGTGGGTAACTATCTGCAAAGCAAAGATCCGAATGCCAAAGTGTTGTACGTGCATTCTGAACGTTTTGTGCAGGATATGGTGAAAGCGCTACAGCTGAACGCTATCAACGAATTCAAACGTTTCTACCGCGGTCTGGATGCATTGTTAATTGACGACATCCAGTTTTTCGCCGGTAAAGAACGCTCCCAGGAAGAATTTTTCCACACCTTTAATGCCTTATTAGAAGGCGGTCAGCAGATGATTCTGACGTGTGACCGCTATCCAAAAGAAATTAATGGCCTGGAAGAGCGCCTGAAAAGCCGTTTCGGCTGGGGTTTAACCGTAGCGGTAGAACCACCGGAACTGGAAACCCGGGTTGCTATCTTAATGAAGAAGGCTGAGCAGAGTAATGTGCACCTGCCAGACGATGCTGCTTTCTTTATCGCCCAGAAAATCCGTTCTAACGTACGGGAACTGGAAGGGGCACTGAAGCGGGTGATTGCGAACTCGCATTTTACCGGCAGTGACATTACTCTTCCTTTTATTAAAGAATCACTAAAAGACCTGTTGGCTCTGCAGGATAAACAAGTCAGTATCGACAATATTCAGCGAATTGTGGCTGAGTATTACAAACTGAAGTTGTCTGATTTATTATCTAAGCGCCGCACGCGTTCCATTGCCCGTCCACGACAGGTGGCGATGGCGTTGAGCAAAGAATTAACCAATCACAGCCTACCGGAAATCGGCGCTGCGTTTGGTGGTCGTGACCACACGACAGTTTTGCACGCATGCCGTAAAATCAAAGAGTTACAGGAAACGACTGCAGACGTTCGGGAAGATTACAAGAACTTACTGCGTTCACTGACAACCTAG
- the dnaN gene encoding DNA polymerase III subunit beta codes for MKFVISREALLRPLQLVAGVVEKRQTLPVLSNVLLEVQGQQLSLTGTDLEVELVGRVTLDEVGQEGEITVPAKKLMDICRSLPDGAEITIEQDDQRVNVRSGRSRFTLSTLPATEFPNVENIAGEQHFVLEQNKLRRVIDRTSFAMAQQDVRYYLNGMLFEVTANGLRTVSTDGHRLATAHVEMAGPDTAQQIILPRKGVLEMAKLLTDPEASVSLALSTNHLRATTENFTFTSKLVDGKFPDYGRVIPKNGSNVMLADRQELRSVFARTAILSNEKYRGVRLVLEPELLKVFANNPEQEEAEESVGVDYNGDSLEMGFNVSYLQDVMSVLDTQQVKMTLSDANSSALLEEPEGGDAMYVVMPMRL; via the coding sequence ATGAAATTCGTTATCTCTAGGGAAGCCCTTCTGCGCCCATTGCAACTGGTAGCCGGCGTAGTGGAAAAACGCCAGACGCTGCCGGTACTGTCCAACGTGCTGTTGGAAGTTCAGGGCCAGCAGCTGTCTTTAACGGGTACAGATCTGGAAGTTGAACTGGTTGGTCGCGTCACGCTTGACGAGGTTGGCCAGGAAGGTGAGATTACTGTACCCGCGAAAAAGCTGATGGATATCTGCCGTTCCTTACCGGACGGTGCAGAAATCACCATCGAGCAGGACGACCAGCGTGTTAATGTACGCTCCGGTCGCTCGCGCTTTACCTTATCAACGCTGCCTGCGACTGAATTCCCGAATGTGGAAAACATCGCCGGTGAACAGCACTTTGTGCTGGAGCAGAACAAGCTACGTCGTGTGATCGACCGCACCAGCTTTGCCATGGCTCAGCAGGACGTGCGTTATTACCTCAACGGTATGTTGTTTGAAGTAACCGCCAATGGTTTACGTACAGTTTCTACCGATGGTCACCGCTTAGCGACGGCCCACGTTGAAATGGCTGGCCCAGATACAGCGCAGCAAATCATTCTGCCGCGTAAAGGCGTGCTGGAAATGGCCAAGCTGCTGACCGACCCGGAAGCCAGCGTTTCTCTAGCGCTGAGCACCAACCACCTGCGTGCCACCACCGAAAACTTCACCTTCACCTCCAAACTGGTGGACGGTAAGTTCCCGGATTATGGCCGTGTGATTCCGAAGAACGGCAGCAATGTGATGCTGGCGGATCGTCAGGAACTGCGCTCAGTATTCGCTCGTACCGCCATTTTGTCGAACGAGAAGTACCGTGGTGTGCGTCTGGTATTGGAACCGGAACTGCTGAAAGTGTTCGCCAACAACCCAGAACAGGAAGAAGCGGAAGAATCCGTTGGTGTGGATTACAACGGTGATTCACTGGAAATGGGTTTCAACGTTTCATACCTGCAAGACGTGATGAGCGTGCTGGATACTCAGCAAGTGAAAATGACGCTGTCTGACGCTAACTCTTCTGCATTGCTGGAAGAGCCGGAAGGTGGCGATGCGATGTACGTTGTTATGCCAATGCGTCTGTAG
- the recF gene encoding DNA replication/repair protein RecF, whose amino-acid sequence MPIRQLKISGVRNLQPLEITPHEGVNFIYGNNGCGKTSVLEAIALMASGKSFRTSKIQHVLNHESDRIEMFLEVDDEERGLCTMDSLRLKSGDTLLKLNGSVLTSQAEAAHWLPVQIIDPNTFKLLSGSPEERRQFIDWGVFHVEHKFMEQWKTFRKQLKQRNSVLKQKELEWLSTWTTGFIESAEVIDQHRQTYLKRFKPEFERILNQLDNTIDVQLAYYRGWDKDTPLADVLEKQQERDLVIGYTQSGPHRAELRIKVGKLPAAEILSRGQQKTVVSALKIAQGALFQQESQRRTIYLVDDLASELDEKHRHALCKLLEDLNCQVFITSIDKDKLTDVWQPSASKMFHVEQGVVEEK is encoded by the coding sequence ATGCCTATTCGGCAATTAAAAATCAGCGGTGTGCGTAACCTGCAGCCGCTGGAAATAACGCCCCACGAGGGCGTTAATTTTATCTACGGCAACAACGGTTGCGGTAAAACCAGCGTATTAGAAGCCATTGCTCTGATGGCCTCTGGGAAATCCTTCCGTACTTCCAAAATCCAGCATGTATTGAATCACGAGTCTGATCGCATCGAGATGTTTCTCGAAGTGGATGATGAAGAACGTGGTTTGTGCACCATGGACAGTTTGCGGTTAAAAAGTGGCGATACCTTGTTAAAGTTGAACGGCTCGGTGCTTACGTCTCAGGCAGAAGCCGCGCACTGGCTGCCGGTTCAGATTATCGACCCGAATACCTTTAAACTGTTATCCGGCTCTCCCGAAGAACGCCGCCAGTTTATTGATTGGGGTGTGTTCCACGTGGAACATAAGTTTATGGAACAGTGGAAAACCTTCCGTAAGCAGCTGAAACAGCGTAATTCGGTACTGAAGCAAAAAGAGCTGGAATGGCTGTCCACCTGGACTACAGGCTTTATCGAAAGTGCCGAAGTGATTGATCAGCATCGTCAAACCTACCTCAAACGTTTTAAGCCGGAGTTCGAGCGCATTCTCAATCAGCTTGATAACACCATTGATGTGCAACTGGCCTATTACCGAGGTTGGGATAAAGACACGCCGTTGGCAGACGTGCTGGAGAAACAGCAAGAGCGTGATTTGGTTATCGGTTACACCCAATCAGGGCCGCACAGAGCCGAGTTACGCATTAAGGTGGGCAAGCTCCCGGCTGCAGAGATTTTATCCCGTGGACAGCAAAAGACGGTGGTTTCCGCTCTGAAGATTGCTCAGGGGGCTTTATTCCAGCAAGAGAGTCAGCGTCGCACTATTTATCTTGTGGATGATCTGGCGTCTGAGTTGGACGAAAAACACCGTCATGCATTGTGTAAGTTACTGGAAGATCTGAACTGCCAGGTTTTTATCACCAGCATCGACAAAGACAAGCTCACCGACGTTTGGCAACCCTCTGCCAGCAAAATGTTCCACGTGGAACAGGGTGTGGTTGAGGAAAAATAG